The following coding sequences are from one Triticum aestivum cultivar Chinese Spring chromosome 5A, IWGSC CS RefSeq v2.1, whole genome shotgun sequence window:
- the LOC123107699 gene encoding BTB/POZ domain-containing protein At4g01160-like, with amino-acid sequence MSTGAGAGAEPETDDGYESVFNVEAFSDKELRVEVVGRDDDAPGPGASRKRRREEDKGDDGEDIDSSRTVTSTPVLRVETIYVSSAILAAKSSFFYKLFSNGMKESGQRQATVRIADSEEKAFMELLRFMYSGKLTTTEPTPLVDILMAADKFEVVSCMKRCVQLLMVLPMTPESALMCLDLPCSISMVADLTEAAKKFLAERYTEFLSTEFQDELMRMPPAGIEAILSRNDFGVASEVAVYDFVLRWACSPCSNSEERRNISSSRLLPLVRLRMTNAAFYSCRTLNWAVKREQCRSLRKLKTILSQPFSWEEHVVSLSACWLGHVGLNIEMVRNKGPARTVHFEFEAKRKPLLQFVTCYTGTLTKDCRGVIASMGRLGIPWPGFVADDSPFFIDDMLHLRVKLKIMQGPK; translated from the exons ATGTCGacgggagcgggagcgggagcggaGCCGGAGACGGACGACGGCTACGAGTCCGTCTTCAACGTGGAGGCCTTCTCCGACAAGGAGCTGCGGGTAGAGGTTGTCGGCCGCGACGACGACGCGCCCGGTCCCGGCGCCAGCCGCAAGCGCCGCCGCGAGGAGGACAAAG GTGATGATGGAGAAGATATTGACTCATCTCGTACTGTGACGAGTACACCGGTTTTGCGAGTTGAGACTATTTATGTCAGCTCGGCGATTCTTGCTGCAAAAAGTAGTTTCTTTTACAAG CTTTTCTCAAATGGCATGAAAGAATCTGGCCAGAGGCAGGCAACAGTCAGAATTGCTGATTCAG AGGAGAAAGCCTTCATGGAGCTGTTACGCTTTATGTATAGTGGAAAGTTGACAACAACTGAGCCCACTCCTCTGGTTGATATATTGATGGCTGCTGACAAATTTGAGGTCGTTTCCTGCATGAAGCGTTGCGTTCAGCTTCTCATGGTCCTGCCTATGACTCCAGAATCTGCATTGATGTGCCTTGATCTCCCATGTTCCATTTCAATGGTAGCAGACCTGACAGAGGCAGCCAAGAAATTCCTTGCCGAAAGGTACACGGAATTCCTGTCAACAGA GTTCCAAGATGAACTTATGAGGATGCCTCCTGCTGGGATTGAGGCCATCTTATCAAGGAATGACTTCGGGGTTGCTTCTGAGGTAGCTGTCTATGACTTCGTCCTCAGGTGGGCCTGTTCACCTTGCTCAAATTCTGAAGAAAGAAGGAACATCTCGAGTTCTCGGTTACTTCCACTAGTGCGTCTTCGTATGACCAATGCTGCTTTTTATTCTTGCCGCACTCTTAACTGGGCTGTGAAGCGTGAGCAGTGCCGCTCTCTGCGTAAACTGAAAACAATACTCAGTCAGCCATTCAGCTGGGAAGAGCATGTCGTCTCCCTCTCGGCATGCTGGCTTGGTCATGTTGGTCTCAATATAGAGATGGTACGAAACAAAGGGCCAGCAAGGACAGTACATTTTGAGTTTGAGGCAAAGAGAAAGCCGTTATTGCAGTTTGTGACCTGTTACACGGGCACCTTAACCAAGGACTGTCGGGGGGTTATTGCATCCATGGGACGCCTTGGCATTCCTTGGCCGGGGTTCGTTGCTGACGACAGCCCCTTCTTCATCGACGACATGCTCCATCTGCGAGTTAAGCTCAAGATAATGCAGGGGCCCAAGTGA